A genome region from Nycticebus coucang isolate mNycCou1 chromosome 22, mNycCou1.pri, whole genome shotgun sequence includes the following:
- the MIB2 gene encoding E3 ubiquitin-protein ligase MIB2 isoform X10 — MGCGACAGSAVFALTTTSARSATCRPGMTLLMPLSATRLLTHARGEGKPGRVADIRGWDVETGRSVASVTWADGTTNVYRVGHKGKVDLKCVAEAAGGFYYKEHLPRLGKPAELQRRVSADGQPFQHGDKVKCLLDTDILREMQEGHGGWNPRMAEFIGQTGTVHRITDRGDVRVQFNHETRWTFHPGALTKHNSFWVGDVVRVIDDLDAVKRLQAGHGEWTDDMAPALGHVGKVVKVFGDGNLRVAVGGQRWTFSPSCLVAYRPEEDTNLDVAERARENKSGAPAQVASGWWGCLWPTVTSAISPGSLSMALDKLRAQKSDPEHPGRLVVEVALGNVVRALDLLQRHPQQVDNKNQGRTALQVAAYLGQVELVRLLLQARAGVDLPDEEGNTALHYAALGNQPEAARVLLSARCGADALNNTRSTALHVAVQRGFLEVVRILCEHGCDVNLPDAHADTPLHSAISAGAGASGIVEVLTEVPGIDVTATNSQGFTLLHHASLKGHALAVRKILARARQLVDAKKEDGFTALHLAALNNHCEVAQILIREGRCDVNVRNRKLQSPLHLAVQQGHVGLVLLLVDAGCSVNTEDEEGDTALHVALQRHQMLPLVADGAGGDPGPLQLLSRLQASGLPGGAELTVGAAVARFLAQEGADPSYANHRGRSPMDLAEGRLLKALQSCAQRFRERQAGGSVAPGPPHGLSTPNTVTNLHVAAAGLEAAECLVCSELALLVLFAPCHHRTVCEECAHRMKKCIRCQMVISKKLRPDGSEVLSATPAPGPPRQLVEELQSRYRQMEERITCPICIDSHIRLVFQCGHGACAPCGAALSACPICRQPIRDRIQIFV, encoded by the exons ATGGGCTGCGGGGCATGCGCTGGAAGTGCCGTGTTTGCCCTGACTACGACCTCTGCACGCAGTGCTACATGCAGGCCAGGCATGACCTTGCTCATGCCTTTGAGCGCTACGAGACTGCTCACTCACGCCC gaggggaagggaagccaGGCCGAGTAGCAGACATCCGTGGCTGGGATGTGGAGACAGGCCGGAGTGTGGCCAGTGTGACATGGGCCGATGGTACCACCAATGTGTACCGTGTGGGCCACAAGGGCAAGGTGGACCTCAAGTGTGTGGCTGAGGCAGCAGGTGGCTTCTACTACAAGGAGCATCTTCCCAGGCTCG GTAAGCCGGCAGAGCTGCAGCGCAGAGTGAGTGCTGATGGCCAGCCCTTCCAGCATGGGGACAAGGTCAAGTGTCTGCTGGACACAGACATCCTGAGGGAGATGCAGGAGGGCCACGGTGGTTGGAACCCCAGGATGGCAGAG TTTATCGGACAGACGGGCACCGTGCACCGCATCACAGACCGAGGGGACGTGCGCGTGCAGTTCAACCATGAGACCCGCTGGACCTTCCATCCTGGGGCTCTCACCAAG CACAACTCCTTCTGGGTGGGCGATGTGGTCCGGGTCATTGATGATCTGGATGCTGTGAAGCGACTGCAGGCCGGGCATGGCGAGTGGACAGACGACATGGCCCCT GCTTTGGGCCATGTTGGCAAAGTGGTGAAAGTGTTTGGAGATGGGAACCTGCGAGTGGCAGTTGGTGGTCAGCGGTGGACCTTCAGTCCCTCCTGCCTGGTAGCCTACCGGCCTGAGGAGGACACCAACCTGGATGTGGCAGAGCGTGCCAGGGAGAACAAAAGTGGGGCACCAGCCCAGGTGGCCAGTGGGTGGTGGGGCTGCCTCTGGCCCACAGTGACCTCAGCCATATCCCCAGGCTCACTGAGCATGGCCTTGGACAAACTGCGGGCCCAGAAAAGTGATCCAGAACACCCAGGGAGGCTGGTGGTGGAAGTGGCTCTGGGCAACGTGGTCCGAGCTCTGGACCTGCTGCAGAGGCATCCACAACAG GTGGACAACAAGAACCAAGGTAGGACAGCCCTGCAGGTGGCTGCGTACCTGGGCCAGGTGGAGCTGGTGCGGCTGCTGCTGCAGGCGAGGGCAGGCGTGGACTTGCCAGATGAGGAGGGCAACACAGCACTGCACTACGCGGCCCTGGG GAACCAACCTGAGGCTGCCCGGGTACTCTTGAGTGCCAGGTGTGGGGCAGATGCACTCAACAACACCCGGAGCACAGCACTGCATGTGGCAGTGCAGAGGGGCTTCCTGGAGGTGGTGAGGATCCTGTGTGAACATGGCTGTGATGTCAACCTGCCT GATGCCCATGCCGACACACCCCTGCACTCTGCCATCTCAGCAGGAGCTGGTGCCAGTGGTATTGTTGAGGTACTCACCGAAGTGCCTGGAATTGATGTCACTGCCACCAACAGCCAGGGCTTCACACTGCTGCACCACGCGTCCCTCAAGGGCCATGCACT AGCTGTCAGGAAGATTCTGGCACGGGCACGGCAGCTGGTGGATGCCAAGAAGGAGGACGGGTTCACAGCACTACACTTGGCTGCCCTCAACAACCACTGTGAGGTGGCCCAGATCCTGATCAGGGAG GGCCGCTGTGATGTGAACGTGCGCAATAGGAAGCTCCAGTCCCCACTGCATCTGGCTGTGCAGCAggggcatgtggggctggtgctgctgctggtggATGCAGGCTGCAGTGTCAACACTGAGGATGAAGAAGGGGACACAGCTCTGCACGTGGCCCTACAGCGTCATCAGATGCTGCCTCTAGTGGCTGACGGGGCCGGGGGGGACCCAGGGCCCTTACAGCTGCTGTCCAGG CTACAGGCTTCGGGCCTCCCAGGGGGCGCGGAGCTGACGGTGGGCGCAGCCGTCGCCCGCTTCCTGGCGCAAGAGGGCGCCGACCCGAGTTACGCCAACCATCGCGGCCGGAGCCCAATGGACCTGGCTGAGGGCCGCCTGTTAAAGGCCCTGCAGAGCTGTGCCCAGCGCTTCCG GGAGCGGCAGGCAGGCGGCAGCGTGGCCCCGGGCCCCCCGCACGGGCTCAGCACCCCGAACACCGTGACAAACCTGCACGTGGCTGCCGCGGGGCTCGAGGCCGCGGAGTGCCTGGTGTGCTCTGAGCTGGCGCTGCTGGTGCTCTTCGCGCCGTGCCATCACCGCACTGTGTGCGAGG AGTGCGCGCACAGAATGAAGAAGTGCATCAGGTGCCAGATGGTCATCAGCAAGAAGCTGCGCCCAG ATGGCTCGGAGGTCTTGAGTGCCACGCCCGCTCCCGGCCCGCCGCGGCAGCTGGTGGAGGAGTTGCAGAGCCGCTACCGACAGATGGAGGAGCGCATCACCTGCCCCATCTGCATCGACAGCCACATCCGCCTCGTGTTCCAGTGCGGCCACGGCGCGTGCGCGCCCTGTGGCGCTGCGCTCAGCGCCTGCCCCATCTGCCGCCAGCCCATCCGCGACCGCATCCAGATCTTCGTATGA
- the MIB2 gene encoding E3 ubiquitin-protein ligase MIB2 isoform X8, whose amino-acid sequence MRWKCRVCPDYDLCTQCYMQARHDLAHAFERYETAHSRPVTLSPRQGIPRIPLRGIFQGAKVVRGPDWEWGSQDGGEGKPGRVADIRGWDVETGRSVASVTWADGTTNVYRVGHKGKVDLKCVAEAAGGFYYKEHLPRLGKPAELQRRVSADGQPFQHGDKVKCLLDTDILREMQEGHGGWNPRMAEFIGQTGTVHRITDRGDVRVQFNHETRWTFHPGALTKHNSFWVGDVVRVIDDLDAVKRLQAGHGEWTDDMAPALGHVGKVVKVFGDGNLRVAVGGQRWTFSPSCLVAYRPEEDTNLDVAERARENKSGAPAQVASGWWGCLWPTVTSAISPGSLSMALDKLRAQKSDPEHPGRLVVEVALGNVVRALDLLQRHPQQVDNKNQGRTALQVAAYLGQVELVRLLLQARAGVDLPDEEGNTALHYAALGNQPEAARVLLSARCGADALNNTRSTALHVAVQRGFLEVVRILCEHGCDVNLPDAHADTPLHSAISAGAGASGIVEVLTEVPGIDVTATNSQGFTLLHHASLKGHALAVRKILARARQLVDAKKEDGFTALHLAALNNHCEVAQILIREGRCDVNVRNRKLQSPLHLAVQQGHVGLVLLLVDAGCSVNTEDEEGDTALHVALQRHQMLPLVADGAGGDPGPLQLLSRLQASGLPGGAELTVGAAVARFLAQEGADPSYANHRGRSPMDLAEGRLLKALQSCAQRFRERQAGGSVAPGPPHGLSTPNTVTNLHVAAAGLEAAECLVCSELALLVLFAPCHHRTVCEECAHRMKKCIRCQMVISKKLRPDGSEVLSATPAPGPPRQLVEELQSRYRQMEERITCPICIDSHIRLVFQCGHGACAPCGAALSACPICRQPIRDRIQIFV is encoded by the exons ATGCGCTGGAAGTGCCGTGTTTGCCCTGACTACGACCTCTGCACGCAGTGCTACATGCAGGCCAGGCATGACCTTGCTCATGCCTTTGAGCGCTACGAGACTGCTCACTCACGCCC TGTCACACTGAGTCCCCGCCAGGGCATCCCAAGGATCCCACTGAGGGGCATCTTCCAAGGGGCAAAGGTGGTGCGGGGCCCCGACTGGGAGTGGGGCTCACAGGATG gaggggaagggaagccaGGCCGAGTAGCAGACATCCGTGGCTGGGATGTGGAGACAGGCCGGAGTGTGGCCAGTGTGACATGGGCCGATGGTACCACCAATGTGTACCGTGTGGGCCACAAGGGCAAGGTGGACCTCAAGTGTGTGGCTGAGGCAGCAGGTGGCTTCTACTACAAGGAGCATCTTCCCAGGCTCG GTAAGCCGGCAGAGCTGCAGCGCAGAGTGAGTGCTGATGGCCAGCCCTTCCAGCATGGGGACAAGGTCAAGTGTCTGCTGGACACAGACATCCTGAGGGAGATGCAGGAGGGCCACGGTGGTTGGAACCCCAGGATGGCAGAG TTTATCGGACAGACGGGCACCGTGCACCGCATCACAGACCGAGGGGACGTGCGCGTGCAGTTCAACCATGAGACCCGCTGGACCTTCCATCCTGGGGCTCTCACCAAG CACAACTCCTTCTGGGTGGGCGATGTGGTCCGGGTCATTGATGATCTGGATGCTGTGAAGCGACTGCAGGCCGGGCATGGCGAGTGGACAGACGACATGGCCCCT GCTTTGGGCCATGTTGGCAAAGTGGTGAAAGTGTTTGGAGATGGGAACCTGCGAGTGGCAGTTGGTGGTCAGCGGTGGACCTTCAGTCCCTCCTGCCTGGTAGCCTACCGGCCTGAGGAGGACACCAACCTGGATGTGGCAGAGCGTGCCAGGGAGAACAAAAGTGGGGCACCAGCCCAGGTGGCCAGTGGGTGGTGGGGCTGCCTCTGGCCCACAGTGACCTCAGCCATATCCCCAGGCTCACTGAGCATGGCCTTGGACAAACTGCGGGCCCAGAAAAGTGATCCAGAACACCCAGGGAGGCTGGTGGTGGAAGTGGCTCTGGGCAACGTGGTCCGAGCTCTGGACCTGCTGCAGAGGCATCCACAACAG GTGGACAACAAGAACCAAGGTAGGACAGCCCTGCAGGTGGCTGCGTACCTGGGCCAGGTGGAGCTGGTGCGGCTGCTGCTGCAGGCGAGGGCAGGCGTGGACTTGCCAGATGAGGAGGGCAACACAGCACTGCACTACGCGGCCCTGGG GAACCAACCTGAGGCTGCCCGGGTACTCTTGAGTGCCAGGTGTGGGGCAGATGCACTCAACAACACCCGGAGCACAGCACTGCATGTGGCAGTGCAGAGGGGCTTCCTGGAGGTGGTGAGGATCCTGTGTGAACATGGCTGTGATGTCAACCTGCCT GATGCCCATGCCGACACACCCCTGCACTCTGCCATCTCAGCAGGAGCTGGTGCCAGTGGTATTGTTGAGGTACTCACCGAAGTGCCTGGAATTGATGTCACTGCCACCAACAGCCAGGGCTTCACACTGCTGCACCACGCGTCCCTCAAGGGCCATGCACT AGCTGTCAGGAAGATTCTGGCACGGGCACGGCAGCTGGTGGATGCCAAGAAGGAGGACGGGTTCACAGCACTACACTTGGCTGCCCTCAACAACCACTGTGAGGTGGCCCAGATCCTGATCAGGGAG GGCCGCTGTGATGTGAACGTGCGCAATAGGAAGCTCCAGTCCCCACTGCATCTGGCTGTGCAGCAggggcatgtggggctggtgctgctgctggtggATGCAGGCTGCAGTGTCAACACTGAGGATGAAGAAGGGGACACAGCTCTGCACGTGGCCCTACAGCGTCATCAGATGCTGCCTCTAGTGGCTGACGGGGCCGGGGGGGACCCAGGGCCCTTACAGCTGCTGTCCAGG CTACAGGCTTCGGGCCTCCCAGGGGGCGCGGAGCTGACGGTGGGCGCAGCCGTCGCCCGCTTCCTGGCGCAAGAGGGCGCCGACCCGAGTTACGCCAACCATCGCGGCCGGAGCCCAATGGACCTGGCTGAGGGCCGCCTGTTAAAGGCCCTGCAGAGCTGTGCCCAGCGCTTCCG GGAGCGGCAGGCAGGCGGCAGCGTGGCCCCGGGCCCCCCGCACGGGCTCAGCACCCCGAACACCGTGACAAACCTGCACGTGGCTGCCGCGGGGCTCGAGGCCGCGGAGTGCCTGGTGTGCTCTGAGCTGGCGCTGCTGGTGCTCTTCGCGCCGTGCCATCACCGCACTGTGTGCGAGG AGTGCGCGCACAGAATGAAGAAGTGCATCAGGTGCCAGATGGTCATCAGCAAGAAGCTGCGCCCAG ATGGCTCGGAGGTCTTGAGTGCCACGCCCGCTCCCGGCCCGCCGCGGCAGCTGGTGGAGGAGTTGCAGAGCCGCTACCGACAGATGGAGGAGCGCATCACCTGCCCCATCTGCATCGACAGCCACATCCGCCTCGTGTTCCAGTGCGGCCACGGCGCGTGCGCGCCCTGTGGCGCTGCGCTCAGCGCCTGCCCCATCTGCCGCCAGCCCATCCGCGACCGCATCCAGATCTTCGTATGA
- the MIB2 gene encoding E3 ubiquitin-protein ligase MIB2 isoform X6, with protein sequence MAARATWAQWWSSAVMAARQPLTARLSCSGTRAPAPTTVLATRAPMTCCSMTTPRLVSATPTSSVTIARSMGCGACAGSAVFALTTTSARSATCRPGMTLLMPLSATRLLTHARGEGKPGRVADIRGWDVETGRSVASVTWADGTTNVYRVGHKGKVDLKCVAEAAGGFYYKEHLPRLGKPAELQRRVSADGQPFQHGDKVKCLLDTDILREMQEGHGGWNPRMAEFIGQTGTVHRITDRGDVRVQFNHETRWTFHPGALTKHNSFWVGDVVRVIDDLDAVKRLQAGHGEWTDDMAPALGHVGKVVKVFGDGNLRVAVGGQRWTFSPSCLVAYRPEEDTNLDVAERARENKSGAPAQVASGWWGCLWPTVTSAISPGSLSMALDKLRAQKSDPEHPGRLVVEVALGNVVRALDLLQRHPQQVDNKNQGRTALQVAAYLGQVELVRLLLQARAGVDLPDEEGNTALHYAALGNQPEAARVLLSARCGADALNNTRSTALHVAVQRGFLEVVRILCEHGCDVNLPDAHADTPLHSAISAGAGASGIVEVLTEVPGIDVTATNSQGFTLLHHASLKGHALAVRKILARARQLVDAKKEDGFTALHLAALNNHCEVAQILIREGRCDVNVRNRKLQSPLHLAVQQGHVGLVLLLVDAGCSVNTEDEEGDTALHVALQRHQMLPLVADGAGGDPGPLQLLSRLQASGLPGGAELTVGAAVARFLAQEGADPSYANHRGRSPMDLAEGRLLKALQSCAQRFRERQAGGSVAPGPPHGLSTPNTVTNLHVAAAGLEAAECLVCSELALLVLFAPCHHRTVCEECAHRMKKCIRCQMVISKKLRPDGSEVLSATPAPGPPRQLVEELQSRYRQMEERITCPICIDSHIRLVFQCGHGACAPCGAALSACPICRQPIRDRIQIFV encoded by the exons ATGGCGGCGAGGGCAACGTGGGCACAGTGGTGGAGCTCGGCCGTCATGGCAGCCCGTCAACCCCTGACCGCACGGTTGTCGTGCAGTGGGACCAGGGCACCCGCACCAACTACCGTGCTGGCTACCAGGGCGCCCATGACCTGTTGCTCTATGACAACGCCCAGATTG GTGTCCGCCACCCCAACATCATCTGTGACTATTGCAAGAAGCATGGGCTGCGGGGCATGCGCTGGAAGTGCCGTGTTTGCCCTGACTACGACCTCTGCACGCAGTGCTACATGCAGGCCAGGCATGACCTTGCTCATGCCTTTGAGCGCTACGAGACTGCTCACTCACGCCC gaggggaagggaagccaGGCCGAGTAGCAGACATCCGTGGCTGGGATGTGGAGACAGGCCGGAGTGTGGCCAGTGTGACATGGGCCGATGGTACCACCAATGTGTACCGTGTGGGCCACAAGGGCAAGGTGGACCTCAAGTGTGTGGCTGAGGCAGCAGGTGGCTTCTACTACAAGGAGCATCTTCCCAGGCTCG GTAAGCCGGCAGAGCTGCAGCGCAGAGTGAGTGCTGATGGCCAGCCCTTCCAGCATGGGGACAAGGTCAAGTGTCTGCTGGACACAGACATCCTGAGGGAGATGCAGGAGGGCCACGGTGGTTGGAACCCCAGGATGGCAGAG TTTATCGGACAGACGGGCACCGTGCACCGCATCACAGACCGAGGGGACGTGCGCGTGCAGTTCAACCATGAGACCCGCTGGACCTTCCATCCTGGGGCTCTCACCAAG CACAACTCCTTCTGGGTGGGCGATGTGGTCCGGGTCATTGATGATCTGGATGCTGTGAAGCGACTGCAGGCCGGGCATGGCGAGTGGACAGACGACATGGCCCCT GCTTTGGGCCATGTTGGCAAAGTGGTGAAAGTGTTTGGAGATGGGAACCTGCGAGTGGCAGTTGGTGGTCAGCGGTGGACCTTCAGTCCCTCCTGCCTGGTAGCCTACCGGCCTGAGGAGGACACCAACCTGGATGTGGCAGAGCGTGCCAGGGAGAACAAAAGTGGGGCACCAGCCCAGGTGGCCAGTGGGTGGTGGGGCTGCCTCTGGCCCACAGTGACCTCAGCCATATCCCCAGGCTCACTGAGCATGGCCTTGGACAAACTGCGGGCCCAGAAAAGTGATCCAGAACACCCAGGGAGGCTGGTGGTGGAAGTGGCTCTGGGCAACGTGGTCCGAGCTCTGGACCTGCTGCAGAGGCATCCACAACAG GTGGACAACAAGAACCAAGGTAGGACAGCCCTGCAGGTGGCTGCGTACCTGGGCCAGGTGGAGCTGGTGCGGCTGCTGCTGCAGGCGAGGGCAGGCGTGGACTTGCCAGATGAGGAGGGCAACACAGCACTGCACTACGCGGCCCTGGG GAACCAACCTGAGGCTGCCCGGGTACTCTTGAGTGCCAGGTGTGGGGCAGATGCACTCAACAACACCCGGAGCACAGCACTGCATGTGGCAGTGCAGAGGGGCTTCCTGGAGGTGGTGAGGATCCTGTGTGAACATGGCTGTGATGTCAACCTGCCT GATGCCCATGCCGACACACCCCTGCACTCTGCCATCTCAGCAGGAGCTGGTGCCAGTGGTATTGTTGAGGTACTCACCGAAGTGCCTGGAATTGATGTCACTGCCACCAACAGCCAGGGCTTCACACTGCTGCACCACGCGTCCCTCAAGGGCCATGCACT AGCTGTCAGGAAGATTCTGGCACGGGCACGGCAGCTGGTGGATGCCAAGAAGGAGGACGGGTTCACAGCACTACACTTGGCTGCCCTCAACAACCACTGTGAGGTGGCCCAGATCCTGATCAGGGAG GGCCGCTGTGATGTGAACGTGCGCAATAGGAAGCTCCAGTCCCCACTGCATCTGGCTGTGCAGCAggggcatgtggggctggtgctgctgctggtggATGCAGGCTGCAGTGTCAACACTGAGGATGAAGAAGGGGACACAGCTCTGCACGTGGCCCTACAGCGTCATCAGATGCTGCCTCTAGTGGCTGACGGGGCCGGGGGGGACCCAGGGCCCTTACAGCTGCTGTCCAGG CTACAGGCTTCGGGCCTCCCAGGGGGCGCGGAGCTGACGGTGGGCGCAGCCGTCGCCCGCTTCCTGGCGCAAGAGGGCGCCGACCCGAGTTACGCCAACCATCGCGGCCGGAGCCCAATGGACCTGGCTGAGGGCCGCCTGTTAAAGGCCCTGCAGAGCTGTGCCCAGCGCTTCCG GGAGCGGCAGGCAGGCGGCAGCGTGGCCCCGGGCCCCCCGCACGGGCTCAGCACCCCGAACACCGTGACAAACCTGCACGTGGCTGCCGCGGGGCTCGAGGCCGCGGAGTGCCTGGTGTGCTCTGAGCTGGCGCTGCTGGTGCTCTTCGCGCCGTGCCATCACCGCACTGTGTGCGAGG AGTGCGCGCACAGAATGAAGAAGTGCATCAGGTGCCAGATGGTCATCAGCAAGAAGCTGCGCCCAG ATGGCTCGGAGGTCTTGAGTGCCACGCCCGCTCCCGGCCCGCCGCGGCAGCTGGTGGAGGAGTTGCAGAGCCGCTACCGACAGATGGAGGAGCGCATCACCTGCCCCATCTGCATCGACAGCCACATCCGCCTCGTGTTCCAGTGCGGCCACGGCGCGTGCGCGCCCTGTGGCGCTGCGCTCAGCGCCTGCCCCATCTGCCGCCAGCCCATCCGCGACCGCATCCAGATCTTCGTATGA